A stretch of Colletotrichum lupini chromosome 2, complete sequence DNA encodes these proteins:
- a CDS encoding exopolygalacturonase, producing the protein MRTTSLALWAVAPGLMSIVSAQDELPKRPKIEPAPFNTGKAMPFSPPRDKDRYCYVKPSCTEGKDDAPKIFKAFKECNDGGTVVFDKTYLISSPLDLTFLKHIDVVITGDIQFNDDPLYWADNSFKFAFQNQSVFWKFGGEDINIYGDLGNDKSVIDGRGQAYWEAIQTNSSLLRPMLFSFDGAKGATMSHLRMRNPPNWFNLIANSTDVIISDMDLKAQSQNGVKIANSDGWDTYRSDRIVIQNSVIINTDDCVSFKPNSTNVVVQNLDCTGSHGMSVGSLGQYKGETDIVENLYIYNTTMANASDAARIKVWPGIETAFQTLLNGGGGLGRVRNVTYDLFKNTNNDRAITITQCYGQKNQTLCEEFPANLTISDITLKNIYGTVSTKLDPQAGSLVCSAADRCSNIRAENVTVTVPSGKPPVYECKNLDKNLLQINCTSGTDGDRDTTNG; encoded by the exons ATGCGGACCACCTCTTTGGCTCTATGGGCCGTCGCCCCTGGCCTGATGTCGATTGTTTCCGCCCAAGATGAGCTTCCCAAGCGCCCTAAGATCGAGCCCGCTCCGTTCAACACCGGAAAGGCCATGCCATTTTCGCCTCCCAGAGACAAAGACCGCTATTGCTACGTTAAGCCGAGCTGCACCGAGGGCAAAGACGACGCGCCGAAGATCTTCAAAGCCTTCAAGGAATGCAACGACGGCGGCACGGTGGTGTTCGACAAGACCTACCTCATTAGCTCGCCGTTGGATCTCACCTTCTTGAAGCACATtgacgtagtaattaccggcGACATCCAGTTCAATGATGACCCTCTCTACTGGGCCGACAACAGTTTCAAGTTCGCTTTCCAGAATCAGTCAGTCTTTTGGAAGTTTGGCGGCGAGGATATCAACATCTATGGTGATCTTGGGAACGATAAGTCTGTCATTGATGGTCGCGGTCAGGCATACTGGGAGGCCATTCAGACCAACAGTAGT CTCTTGAGGCCCATGTTGTTCTCTTTCGACGGAGCGAAGGGGGCGACAATGTCACACCTTCGGATGCGCAACCCTCCCAAC TGGTTCAACCTGATTGCGAACAGCACCGATGTCATTATCAGTGATATGGATCTTAAAGCCCAG AGTCAAAATGGTGTCAAGATCGCCAACTCGGATGGTTGGGATACTTATCGGTCCGATCGCATTGTGATTCAGAACTCAGTGATTATCAACACAGACG ACTGTGTGTCATTCAAACCAAACAGCACCAATGTTGTCGTCCAGAACCTGGATTGCACTGGCTCACACGGCATGAGCGTTGGCTCCCTGGGCCAGTACAAGGGCGAGACCGACATCGTCGAGAACCTCTACATCTACAACACAACCATGGCCAACGCCAGCGATGCCGCTCGGATCAAGGTCTGGCCAGGTATTGAGACTGCTTTCCAGACACTTCTGAACGGTGGCGGTGGTCTCGGGCGTGTCAGAAACGTCACGTATGACCTCTTCAAGAATACCAACAATGATCGGGCTATTACGATCACGCAATGTTACGGCCAAAAGAACCAAACACTCTGCGAAGAGTTCCCG GCCAACCTTACAATTTCTGACATCACTCTGAAGAACATCTACGGCACGGTTTCAACCAAGCTAGACCCGCAAGCCGGAAGCCTTGTTTGTAGTGCCGCAGAC CGTTGCAGCAACATCCGCGCCGAGAACGTTACAGTCACGGTGCCAAGCGGGAAGCCACCTGTGTACGAATGCAAAAACCTGGACAAGAACTTGCTCCAGATCAACTGCACGTCCGGAACAGATGGAGATCGTGATACCACCAATGGATAG
- a CDS encoding peptidase produces the protein MSSMVRLLMTSINDANGLNITKIADESTVCQRTWKSNGVSVSKQWGTKKFKRLEITIAERWKQNGQCWQVLDTNLFGTSVKLAFYYNFQDAAWEIPNRNVYNPKEQPLGFGLTSLEDDKWLVQQNERGHKVSFEFVANGSKAVGIPSANSGSVAAPGKLSSSRHLAVQTFRILPNPHIRWFLSSHVSDIRGWNFNIAGVAALYFSANGGRSKISSNAGDSAHHLIASSDAGIVDAFKFITYKTSITPAVINLNDTDHFQGTHEIKIDNRGNETVEYNIVHEAGSTISTEPASDPVVAFPPIPYSSNKGEVAMVKFSATALDVAPVTTEVMTVTFIEPAGIDAKLFSIYGGYINIIGSHDESLRVTYAGLKIWADEWINPFIQTPDFVLIQENDTFKMTIEDTFTIDFDILWPSREFSFDLVEPSWEPIDWPYPFYPRLPSSTWWPSGNFSHGGAIESGEYKILSRALRTYGDYHNISDWQIRVSPRIIVDKDKA, from the exons ATGTCGTCGATGGTCAGGCTGTTGATGACT TCTATCAATGATGCCAATGGCTTGAATATTACCAAAATAGCTGATGAAAGCACCGTTTGTCAACGAACTTGGAAGTCGAATGGAGT CAGTGTGTCAAAACAATGGGGAACAAAGAAGTTCAAAAGACTGGAGATCACAATCGCAGAGCGCTGGAAACAA AATGGTCAGTGCTGGCAAGTCCTCGACACCAACCTTTTCGGAACGAGTGTCAAGTTGGCATTCTACTACAACTTTCAGGATGCTGCCTGGGAGATTCCCAACCGAAACGTCTACAACCCCAAGGAGCAGCCCCTTGGAT TTGGACTCACCAGTCTAGAGGATGACAAGTGGCTCGTTCAGCAAAATGAACGGGGCCACAAGGTAAGCTTTGAGTTTGTAGCCAACGGTAGCAAGGCAGTCGGCATTCCCAGCGCCAACTCTGGATCCGTTGCAG CTCCTGGTAAGCTATCGTCGTCCCGACATCTAGCTGTTCAAACATTTCGTATTTTACCTAATCCCCATATCAGATGGTTCCTTTCTTCCCACGTATCCGACATCCGAGGGTGG AACTTCAACATTGCCGGAGTTGCCGCTCTCTACTTCTCAGCGAACGGAGGCCGCTCCAAAATTTCCAGCAACGCCGGCGACTCGGCCCACCACCTCATCGCCTCCAGCG ATGCCGGTATAGTCGACGCCTTTAAGTTCATAACCTACAAGACATCCATCACCCCCGCCGTCATCAATTTGAACGACACAGACCACTTCCAGGGCACACACGAGATCAAGATTGATAACAGAGGAAACGAGACAGTGGAGTACAACATTGTTCACGAAGCCGGCTCCACCATCTCCACTGAGCCCGCTTCCGATCCCGTGGTCGCGTTCCCTCCGATCCCGTACTCCTCGAACAAGGGCGAGGTGGCCATGGTCAAGTTCTCGGCGACTGCACTTGATGTAGCTCCTGTTACGACTGAAGTTATGACGGTGACTTTCATCGAACCTGCCGGTATTGATGCGAAGCTTTTCTCGATCTATGGCGGATACATCAATATTATCGGCTCTCACGACGAGTCTCTACGGGTGACATACGCTGGTCT CAAAATTTGGGCCGACGAATGGATTAACCCCTTCATTCAAACCCCTGACTTTGTGCTAATCCAAGAGAATGATACCTTCAAGATGACTATCGAAGACACCTTTACCATTGACTTTGACATCCTCTGGCCTAGCCGTGAGTTCAGCTTCGAT CTCGTCGAACCCTCTTGGGAGCCCATAGACTGGCCATACCCCTTT TACCCGCGTCTGCCCTCGAGTACCTGGTGGCCGAGCGGCAACTTCTCGCACGGCGGTGCGATCGAGAGCGGCGAGTACAAGATCCTGTCGAGGGCGCTCCGGACGTATGGTGATTACCACAATATTAGCGACTGGCAGATCAGGGTATCGCCCAGGATCATCGTCGACAAGGATAAGGCTTGA
- a CDS encoding thiamine pyrophosphate enzyme, producing MARCLLSFGPAGGRPGKLVRFNQTLAPSIAVVGGPARQLAGFSSAAPLHRSGGSTSPSSSHAGAGIKPTSSRPLVEDEFKATIQQARNLSSKSTEMYTASFAFFEALWDAGVTHCFVNLGSDHPSIIEAMVKGQRERKGNFPRIITCPNEMVAMSMADGYARLTGKPQCVIVHVDVGTQGLGAAVHNSSCGRAPVLVFAGLSPFTIEGEMRGSRTEYIHWIQDVPDQKQIVSQYCRYSGELKTATNVKQMVNRALQFSKSDPQGPVYLCGAREVMEAEVEPYSIRQEDWDPVELGGLPKNAVNKIAEALAGAKEPLIVTGFGGRDHQFPGALVELANTVKGLRVVDTGGSDMCFPADHPGWLGLRFGIEDAVNTADVIVVLDCDVPWINTLCHPKKDAKIFHIDVDPLKQQMPVFYIAAQSRYRASSLVSIEQITAHLKGQYAAQLESAEAKEREAKVKESHKQLLAKIEEKAQPKADGEFGTGHLTRSLKKLCPEDTIWAIEAVTNTIFVHDNLQPTLPGSWINCGGGGLGWSGGGALGIKLATDFENGGNNKGKFVVQIVGDGTFLFSVPGSVYWIAKRYNIPILTIILNNKGKWLTNPSGEFETKADVTIGWNAPRRSLLLVHPDGEGSRATNEEINISFDPAPDYAGIAKAAAGGDLFAARVDNAADLDGVLKKAIETVQGGQPAVLDIKVALGS from the exons ATGGCACGTTGCTTGCTCAGCTTCGGCCCTGCAGGTGGGCGTCCAGGGAAATTAGTCCGCTTCAACCAGACATTGGCGCCCAGCATAGCCGTTGTCGGCGGCCCTGCTCGTCAACTTGCCGGTTTCTCATCCGCTGCCCCACTGCATCGAAGTGGGGGATCAACATCACCATCATCCTCCCATGCGGGTGCTGGTATAAAGCCTACCAGCTCTCGGCCTCTCGTCGAGGATGAGTTCAAGGCCACCATCCAACAGGCCAGGAACCTTTCTTCGAAATCAACCGAGATGTATACCGCGTCTTTCGCCTTCTTTGAGGCGCTATGGGATGCCGGCGTCACCCACTGCTTCGTGAACCTGGGTTCTGACCACCCCAGTATTATCGAAGCCATGGTCAAGGGTCAGAGGGAGCGAAAGGGGAACTTCCCCAGAATCATCACATGTCCCAATGAA ATGGTCGCCATGTCCATGGCCGACGGCTACGCTCGCCTGACAGGAAAGCCGCAATGTGTTATTGTCCACGTCGACGTAGGAACGCAAGGTCTCGGCGCTGCTGTTCACAACTCGTCATGCGGCCGCGCGCCCGTTTTGGTGTTTGCCGGTCTGTCTCCCTTCACTATCGAAGGCGAGATGAGAGGCAGCAGAACAGAGTACATCCACTGGATTCAGGATGTCCCTGATCAAAAGCAAATCGTTTCGCAATACTGCCGGTACTCTGGCGAGCTCAAGACAGCAACCAATGTCAAGCAGATGGTCAATCGCGCCCTTCAGTTCTCCAAGTCAGACCCTCAAGGGCCCGTATATCTTTGCGGTGCTAGAGAGGTGATGGAGGCTGAGGTCGAACCGTACAGCATTCGTCAAGAGGACTGGGACCCCGTTGAGCTCGGAGGTCTTCCCAAGAATGCCGTCAACAAGATTGCCGAGGCATTGGCCGGTGCAAAAGAGCCTCTTATCGTCACTGGATTTGGCGGCAGAGACCACCAGTTCCCTGGCGCTCTCGTTGAACTCGCAAACACCGTCAAGGGCCTGCGCGTTGTTGACACGGGTGGTAGCGACATGTGCTTCCCCGCAGACCACCCTGGCTGGTTGGGACTTCGATTTGGTATTGAGGACGCGGTAAACACTGCCGATGTCATTGTCGTTCTCGACTGCGACGTCCCGTGGATCAACACTCTGTGCCACCCCAAGAAGGACGCCAAGATTTTCCATATTGATGTTGACCCGCTCAAGCAGCAAATGCCCGTCTTCTACATCGCCGCCCAGTCGAGATACCGAGCGAGCAGCCTGGTGTCAATTGAACAGATTACTGCACACTTAAAGGGGCAGTATGCTGCTCAACTTGAGTCTGCGGAAGCCAAGGAGCGCGAGGCAAAGGTCAAGGAGTCTCACAAGCAACTTCTTGCCAAGATCGAGGAAAAGGCGCAGCCCAAGGCGGATGGCGAGTTCGGCACTGGCCACCTTACCCGGTCACTGAAGAAGCTGTGTCCAGAGGACACCATCTGGGCCATTGAGGCTGTGACAAACACAATTTTCGTCCACGACAATCTTCAGCCCACACTGCCCGGATCTTGGATCAACTGCGGTGGCGGTGGCCTTGGATGGTCTGGCGGTGGCGCTCTCGGTATCAAGCTGGCAACCGACTTTGAGAACGGTGGCAACAACAAGGGCAAGTTTGTTGTGCAAATTGTTGGCGACGGCACATTCCTCTTCTCTGTGCCAGGTAGCGTATACTGGATCGCCAAGCGATACAATATCCCTATTCTGACGATTATTCTGAATAACAAGGGTAAGTGGTTAACGAATCCTTCTGGCGAGTTTGAAACGAAAGCTGATGTGACGATAGGATGGAACGCCCCCAGGCGGTCACTTCTTTTGGTGCACCCTGATGGTGAAGGTTCCAGGGCGACCAACGAAGAGATCAACATCTCATTCGACCCGGCACCCGATTATGCCGGCATCGCCAAGGCGGCCGCGGGTGGAGACTTGTTTGCTGCTCGTGTAGACAACGCGGCGGATCTTGATGGTGTGCTGAAGAAGGCTATTGAGACGGTGCAAGGCGGTCAGCCCGCTGTTTTGGATATCAAAGTGGCCCTGGGTTCATAG
- a CDS encoding cyclin, whose product MTPKPGEEGLPLEQTDSNASAVPDLPPPPNPSSDPRLSVADCDSPPNVPENTDVFKLSPRAAMKLLSGGIEALVKITGDIPPTPPPTSPTLPNMRGMAAEKELIRTSSQKNLARMRKEAEAAAAASASSPRRPPMMSQMSGSSSSTPQLIDGVHLRQTQSPTPPPPPKAPEPHIIIGENSQPINLQHSAITRKFYSKKPPPIGIDEYLARIHQWCPMSTAVYLATSLYIHRLAVDERAIPVTRRNAHRLVLAGLRVAMKALEDLSYPHSKIAKVGGVSDVELARLEISFCFLANFELVVREDTLKKHWEVLKQEQPLRLIHPSIPNLSLNRKPRESAHSGQENQWK is encoded by the coding sequence ATGACTCCGAAGCCTGGTGAGGAGGGCCTGCCTCTGGAGCAGACAGACTCGAACGCGAGCGCCGTCCCCGAccttccgccgccgccgaaccCTTCGTCCGATCCGCGACTGAGCGTTGCCGACTGCGATAGCCCCCCGAATGTCCCCGAAAACACCGATGTCTTCAAGTTATCGCCTAGGGCGGCGATGAAGCTCTTGAGTGGTGGAATCGAGGCTCTCGTGAAGATAACAGGCGATATTCCTCCAACACCACCTCCTACAAGCCCGACACTACCCAATATGCGAGGAATGGCGGCAGAGAAGGAGCTCATTCGCACAAGCTCACAAAAGAACCTGGCTCGCATGCGCAAGGAGGCTGAGGCTGCAGCCGCAGCTTCAGCGTCTTCGCCTCGTCGACCACCGATGATGTCCCAGATGAGCGGCTCGAGTAGCTCGACACCACAATTAATAGACGGTGTCCATCTGCGCCAGACACAATCGCcgacaccaccaccgccaccgAAAGCACCCGAACCACATATAATAATTGGGGAGAACTCGCAGCCGATTAATCTTCAGCATAGTGCAATCACGCGCAAGTTCTACTCTAAGAAACCGCCGCCCATTGGTATCGACGAATATCTAGCGCGAATCCACCAATGGTGCCCGATGAGCACTGCTGTGTACCTTGCTACTAGCCTGTATATCCACCGCTTAGCTGTTGACGAACGAGCGATTCCTGTGACGCGGCGAAATGCGCATCGATTGGTTCTAGCGGGACTTCGAGTGGCAATGAAGGCGTTGGAAGACCTCAGCTACCCGCACAGCAAGATTGCCAAAGTTGGAGGCGTTAGCGACGTCGAGTTGGCGCGCTTGGAGATTAGTTTTTGCTTCCTGGCGAACTTTGAGCTGGTGGTCAGAGAAGATACGCTGAAGAAGCACTGGGAGGTTCTGAAGCAGGAGCAGCCATTGAGGCTCATACATCCCAGTATACCGAATTTGTCGTTGAACAGGAAGCCTAGAGAGTCGGCGCACTCCGGACAGGAAAACCAATGGAAATGA
- a CDS encoding 2OG-Fe(II)oxygenase family Oxidoreductase, protein MSAITKILGLSAYTALVAISLPYIQQHNIPSRLQTSLNRILSPPTDDAFSEPEVLTSETYACQSQNYTTQIVSLDPLVIYIHNFLSEADIASLLEAGEPAFKPSYVVKNGRTQGTPDRTSWSAGLPADDVAVQCVLARAEGFLGTMMAPGRDEIGPPQLVRYTKGQRFNVHHDWYDDFQPDVRTGRRRKWNRVASFFAILEDECTGGETWFPKIETVTPQHRRVDDEGTMWRKHNDGGIAFKPVRGNAVFWVNLHENGTGDGRVVHAGLPVGDGLKTAMNIWPRTYLGPEAWREGEGPKHEGESVLGAETVKVEEKEEELIVDDAEADPI, encoded by the coding sequence ATGAGTGCAATCACCAAGATTCTCGGCCTATCGGCCTACACGGCTCTCGTAGCAATCTCCCTCCCGTACATCCAACAACACAATATCCCCTCCCGTCTCCAAACATCACTGAACAGGATCCTCTCCCCACCGACAGATGATGCCTTTTCTGAACCCGAGGTCTTGACATCAGAGACCTACGCCTGCCAATCCCAAAACTACACCACGCAAATCGTCTCCCTCGATCCCTTGGTAATCTACATCCACAACTTCCTCTCCGAAGCAGACATCGCATCCCTCCTGGAAGCAGGCGAACCGGCCTTCAAACCCTCCTACGTCGTCAAGAATGGCAGAACGCAAGGAACGCCAGATAGAACCTCCTGGTCTGCTGGTCTCCCTGCCGACGATGTCGCCGTGCAATGCGTGCTCGCTAGGGCGGAAGGGTTCCTGGGCACGATGATGGCGCCCGGGCGGGACGAGATTGGACCGCCCCAGTTGGTGCGGTATACAAAGGGCCAGAGATTCAACGTCCACCACGACTGGTACGATGATTTCCAACCTGATGTTAGGACAGGACGGAGAAGGAAGTGGAACCGGGTGGCGAGCTTCTTCGCGATCTTGGAGGACGAGTGTACGGGTGGCGAGACGTGGTTTCCCAAGATTGAGACTGTTACGCCGCAGCATCGGAGGGTGGATGATGAAGGGACTATGTGGAGGAAGCACAATGATGGTGGCATCGCGTTCAAACCTGTGAGGGGGAATGCAGTATTTTGGGTGAATTTGCATGAGAATGGGACGGGGGATGGGAGGGTCGTGCATGCTGGGTTGCCTGTTGGGGATGGGCTGAAGACTGCGATGAATATTTGGCCGAGGACGTATCTTGGGCCTGAAGCTTGGCGGGAGGGAGAGGGGCCGAAGCATGAAGGTGAGAGTGTGCTGGGGGCTGAGACGGTGAAGGTcgaagagaaggaggaggagcttaTTGTTGATGATGCTGAAGCTGATCCCATCTGA